A region of Thermococcus piezophilus DNA encodes the following proteins:
- a CDS encoding carbamoyltransferase family protein, with protein MILGIHDGHDAGAVLINGESIFAVNEERLNRVKKYRGFPRLSVRKVLEMADDSIEDVEVIAVAGIFRKQKRLLELEAHLKDIFGPDFKRKVLFVEHHLAHSASAYYTSGWKDAIALSIDAAGDGLSSSIYIARDGEMIKIAQSTYLDSLGDFYASVTELLGFKPMRHEGKVMSLAAYGRPTYDLSNIIELNGLTFDNHLKLIGVEATRKLAELFSYPLSRAKEIAGQMKRGKLDGELQRRAIEIAASAQAHLEKLIDELGLKLKEYNLPLAYAGGVAQNVKANAILRKLFPSLWVFPAMDDGGLAFGAAVFVKAQMERLDGRWRPFKLEHVYLGPGYSRGEVEEFLKEEGIAYEEVSDVPSFVADALTDGKIVAFFQGRMEFGPRALGNRSILADPRGEGVKERLNVALRRDVFQPFAPSMLEERAEEYLVDLNGEPNRFMTMSYTASDEFRRETPAVVHVDGTTRPQSVVEEINLAYYRLIKKFEKRTGLGAVLNTSFNMHGEPIVCSPRDALESFRKAGLDVLVLEGFVVHQ; from the coding sequence ATGATTTTGGGAATCCACGACGGCCACGATGCGGGAGCTGTGTTGATAAACGGCGAGAGTATCTTCGCGGTTAACGAAGAGAGGCTGAACCGGGTTAAGAAGTACCGCGGCTTTCCGAGGCTGAGCGTTAGGAAAGTCCTTGAGATGGCGGACGATTCAATAGAAGACGTCGAGGTTATAGCGGTAGCTGGCATTTTCAGGAAGCAGAAGAGGCTTCTGGAGCTTGAGGCCCATCTCAAGGACATCTTTGGGCCAGACTTCAAGCGAAAGGTTCTTTTCGTCGAGCACCACCTCGCCCATTCGGCGAGTGCCTACTACACGAGCGGCTGGAAGGATGCTATAGCCCTGAGCATAGACGCCGCTGGAGATGGGTTGAGCTCATCAATCTATATCGCGAGAGATGGAGAGATGATTAAAATCGCCCAGAGCACCTATCTAGACTCCCTCGGCGACTTCTACGCATCTGTTACGGAGCTCCTTGGCTTTAAGCCAATGCGCCACGAGGGCAAGGTGATGAGCCTGGCAGCATACGGAAGGCCCACCTATGATTTGAGCAATATCATAGAGCTCAACGGCCTAACCTTTGACAACCACCTCAAACTCATAGGCGTTGAAGCTACGAGGAAGCTGGCCGAGCTATTCAGCTATCCCTTGAGCAGGGCTAAAGAAATCGCAGGGCAGATGAAGCGCGGGAAGCTCGACGGCGAACTCCAGAGAAGGGCAATAGAGATAGCGGCCAGCGCTCAGGCGCACCTCGAAAAGCTCATTGACGAGCTAGGGCTTAAGCTGAAGGAATATAATCTTCCGCTCGCCTACGCCGGCGGAGTTGCCCAGAACGTCAAGGCCAATGCCATTTTGAGAAAGCTCTTCCCAAGCTTGTGGGTCTTCCCCGCGATGGACGATGGAGGGCTGGCGTTTGGAGCAGCGGTCTTCGTTAAGGCCCAGATGGAAAGGCTCGACGGAAGGTGGAGACCCTTCAAGCTTGAGCACGTTTACCTTGGCCCTGGCTACTCAAGGGGAGAAGTTGAGGAGTTCCTTAAGGAAGAGGGCATCGCCTACGAGGAAGTAAGCGACGTTCCATCCTTCGTTGCGGATGCACTGACCGATGGAAAAATCGTCGCCTTCTTCCAGGGGAGAATGGAGTTTGGGCCGAGAGCCTTGGGCAACCGCTCTATTTTAGCAGACCCACGGGGCGAGGGAGTTAAGGAGAGGCTTAACGTGGCCCTGCGGAGAGACGTCTTCCAGCCCTTCGCACCTTCGATGCTCGAAGAGCGGGCAGAAGAATATCTGGTAGACCTCAACGGCGAGCCCAACAGGTTCATGACAATGAGCTACACCGCGAGCGACGAGTTTAGAAGGGAAACCCCAGCGGTTGTCCACGTGGACGGAACAACGAGACCGCAGAGCGTGGTTGAGGAAATCAATCTGGCCTACTACCGCCTGATAAAGAAGTTCGAGAAGAGAACTGGCCTTGGCGCTGTGCTGAACACGAGCTTCAACATGCACGGCGAACCAATAGTTTGCTCGCCGAGGGATGCTCTCGAGAGCTTCAGAAAGGCGGGGCTGGACGTGCTGGTTCTTGAGGGATTTGTCGTTCATCAGTGA
- a CDS encoding pyrolysin, which yields MKRAVALLVVLTVALVPFAGAAGATAWSYENFIKQSIAWYYLYQSDEEKFNELYNLSVQANVSNETLQLVMELYTNATAEFEKALMYGIPDEGRTLRWVVFSVHIRKAYLYINQAVELLEAVIENESA from the coding sequence ATGAAGAGGGCCGTTGCACTCCTCGTGGTTTTGACGGTAGCACTTGTCCCATTCGCGGGAGCCGCCGGTGCCACCGCTTGGAGCTATGAGAACTTCATCAAGCAGTCCATCGCTTGGTACTACCTCTACCAGAGCGATGAGGAGAAGTTCAACGAGCTCTACAACCTCAGCGTCCAGGCCAACGTCAGCAACGAGACGCTCCAGCTTGTGATGGAGCTCTACACCAACGCCACCGCCGAATTCGAGAAGGCGCTGATGTACGGCATCCCAGACGAGGGAAGGACCCTGCGCTGGGTTGTCTTCAGCGTCCACATCAGGAAGGCCTACCTCTACATCAATCAGGCCGTCGAGCTCCTTGAAGCCGTCATCGAGAACGAGAGTGCTTGA
- the proS gene encoding proline--tRNA ligase, which translates to MKVERKKWSEEFSEWYNELIETAGIQDKRYPVKGMNIWLPYGLKIMRNIERFIHAEMERTGHGEVLFPALIPETEFQKEAEHIAGFEGEVFWVTHAGHDPLDIKLILRPTSETAMYSMFALWIRSHADLPFKIYQIVNTYRYETKHTRPLIRVREISRFFEAHTAHDSFEDAERQIKEDLEIFNNLAKFLAIPYIVSKRPEWDKFPGAYYSLGAEVMMPDGRTLQIGTMHNYRQNFAKAYEILYETEDGNHEYVHQTTFGMSERLLAAVIAIHGDDRGMVLPPTIAPIQVVIVPIPKKDAEADVFAYAREIADELKAAGIRVHVDERDIRPGRKFYDWELKGVPLRIEVGPRDVEGRKAVLARRDTLMKETVEREGLVEVIRKTLDEIHANLYTRAEEFLRSHIKRVDTIEEAKAVFEDRRGVVEIPWCGEEECGLKMEEELDAKMLGTPYPEEKAKEGIEGKKCPICGRGAKFIARFARTY; encoded by the coding sequence ATGAAGGTTGAGCGCAAGAAGTGGAGCGAGGAGTTCAGCGAGTGGTACAACGAGCTGATTGAAACTGCCGGGATACAGGACAAGCGTTACCCGGTCAAGGGAATGAACATCTGGCTCCCGTACGGGCTTAAAATAATGCGCAACATTGAGAGGTTCATACATGCCGAGATGGAAAGAACCGGCCATGGTGAGGTTCTTTTCCCGGCACTCATCCCTGAAACCGAGTTCCAGAAGGAGGCAGAACACATAGCGGGCTTTGAGGGTGAGGTTTTCTGGGTCACTCACGCCGGTCACGATCCCCTCGACATCAAGCTCATCCTCAGGCCGACGAGCGAGACTGCAATGTACTCAATGTTCGCTCTCTGGATTCGCTCACATGCAGACCTTCCATTCAAGATCTACCAGATAGTTAACACTTACCGCTACGAGACCAAGCACACGAGGCCGCTCATCCGTGTCAGGGAGATTAGCAGGTTTTTTGAAGCTCACACAGCCCATGACAGCTTTGAAGACGCCGAGAGGCAGATAAAGGAGGATCTTGAGATATTCAACAACCTCGCCAAGTTCCTTGCGATTCCATACATCGTCTCCAAGAGGCCCGAATGGGACAAGTTCCCGGGTGCATACTACTCCCTCGGCGCCGAGGTCATGATGCCCGACGGGAGAACGCTCCAGATAGGAACGATGCACAACTACAGGCAGAACTTTGCCAAGGCCTACGAGATACTCTACGAGACCGAGGATGGCAACCATGAGTACGTCCACCAGACGACTTTCGGAATGAGCGAGAGGCTTCTGGCTGCTGTTATAGCCATTCACGGCGACGACAGGGGAATGGTCCTGCCACCGACGATAGCGCCGATCCAGGTAGTCATAGTACCGATTCCGAAGAAAGACGCCGAGGCTGATGTGTTTGCCTACGCGAGGGAGATAGCGGATGAGCTTAAAGCCGCAGGAATCAGGGTTCACGTAGACGAGCGCGACATAAGGCCGGGCAGGAAGTTCTACGACTGGGAGCTCAAGGGCGTGCCGCTTAGAATAGAGGTCGGCCCAAGAGACGTCGAAGGAAGGAAAGCAGTTCTGGCGAGACGTGACACGCTCATGAAGGAGACCGTTGAGAGGGAGGGACTAGTCGAGGTCATCAGGAAGACCCTCGACGAAATCCACGCGAACCTCTACACGAGGGCAGAGGAGTTCCTCAGGAGCCACATAAAACGCGTTGACACCATCGAGGAGGCCAAGGCCGTCTTTGAGGACAGGCGCGGAGTAGTCGAGATTCCCTGGTGCGGCGAGGAGGAGTGCGGTCTGAAAATGGAAGAGGAACTCGACGCTAAGATGCTCGGAACGCCCTATCCCGAGGAGAAGGCCAAGGAGGGCATCGAGGGCAAGAAGTGCCCAATCTGCGGAAGGGGAGCCAAGTTCATCGCCAGGTTTGCCAGAACATACTGA
- a CDS encoding 2-hydroxyacid dehydrogenase: MRPKVGVLFKMKSNPLEELKKHADVELLLYPSVEELKEKIGEFDGIIVSPLNPIPLEVIERAERLKVISCHSAGYDHVDVKAATERGIYVTKVSGVLSEAVAEFAVGLMIALLRKIAYTDRFIRAGKWESHTVIWSGFKDIETVYGKTVGILGMGAIGKAIARRVKALGTEVVYWSRSRKKDIEEEVNAKYLPLEEVLKSADIVVLALPATLETYNIINEERLKLMEGKYLVNIGRGSLVDEEALVKVLKDGKLKGYATDVFEREPVTEHELFGMEWETVLTPHHAGLSREAMEDMGFRAVENLLTVLRGEIPGDLVNREILKVRPIEEVKML; the protein is encoded by the coding sequence ATGAGACCAAAGGTGGGCGTTCTTTTTAAAATGAAAAGCAATCCTTTAGAGGAACTCAAAAAGCACGCAGACGTTGAGCTGCTCCTATATCCAAGTGTGGAGGAGCTCAAGGAGAAAATTGGGGAATTCGACGGGATAATTGTTTCCCCCTTAAACCCAATCCCGCTTGAAGTCATCGAGAGGGCCGAAAGGCTCAAAGTTATAAGCTGCCACTCCGCCGGCTACGACCACGTCGACGTGAAGGCCGCCACTGAGAGGGGAATATATGTCACAAAGGTTAGCGGTGTTCTAAGCGAGGCAGTCGCCGAGTTCGCCGTCGGGCTTATGATAGCCCTCCTCAGGAAGATAGCCTACACCGACAGGTTCATACGCGCTGGAAAGTGGGAGTCTCACACAGTAATATGGAGTGGCTTCAAGGACATTGAGACCGTTTACGGCAAAACCGTCGGGATACTCGGCATGGGGGCGATAGGGAAGGCCATAGCGAGGCGAGTCAAGGCGCTCGGCACGGAAGTGGTGTACTGGTCGCGCTCGAGGAAGAAAGACATCGAAGAAGAGGTTAACGCGAAGTACCTCCCGCTCGAGGAGGTTCTTAAGAGCGCTGACATCGTTGTTTTGGCCCTCCCTGCAACGCTGGAAACCTACAACATTATCAATGAGGAACGCCTAAAGCTCATGGAAGGGAAATACCTCGTCAACATCGGCCGCGGAAGCCTCGTGGATGAGGAGGCCCTCGTGAAGGTACTGAAAGATGGAAAGCTGAAGGGCTACGCCACGGACGTCTTTGAGAGGGAGCCCGTTACCGAGCACGAGCTCTTCGGTATGGAGTGGGAGACGGTTCTAACGCCGCACCACGCTGGTCTGAGCAGGGAGGCAATGGAGGACATGGGTTTTCGGGCTGTGGAGAACCTTCTCACCGTTCTCCGCGGTGAGATTCCAGGAGACCTAGTTAATCGGGAGATTCTAAAGGTCAGGCCGATTGAGGAGGTAAAGATGCTCTGA